A region of Spiribacter roseus DNA encodes the following proteins:
- a CDS encoding TRAP transporter large permease, translated as MSIIMFSAMVILLLLGFPMMVPLIAGAVIGFTMMFGGFGQMETLIQQMLAGIRPASLIAVPMFILAADIMTRGHSAERLINMVMSFIGHIKGGLAVSTAASCTLFGAVSGSTQATVVAIGSPLRPRMLKAGYKDPFTLALIINASDIAFLIPPSIGMIVYGVISETSIGELFIAGIGPGLMILTMFSVYCIIYAHIKDVPTEDKASWGERLAAVRHALWPLGFPVIIVGGIYGGVFSPTEAAAVCVLYALILEFVIFRSLKASEIWAIAKSTGLITAVVFILVGAGNGFSWIISFAQIPEAVLGAVGINEAGPVGVLIAICVAFFIACMFVDPIVVILVLTPIFMPAIEATGLDPVLVGILITLQVAIGSATPPFGCDIFTAIAIFKRPYMEVIRGTPPFVLMLVFSAALLIMFPQIALGLRDLMFN; from the coding sequence ATGAGCATCATCATGTTCAGCGCCATGGTGATCCTGCTGCTGCTGGGATTCCCCATGATGGTGCCGCTGATCGCCGGGGCGGTGATCGGCTTCACCATGATGTTCGGCGGCTTCGGGCAGATGGAGACCCTCATCCAGCAGATGCTCGCGGGGATCCGGCCGGCGTCGCTGATCGCGGTGCCGATGTTCATCCTCGCCGCCGACATCATGACCCGGGGGCATTCCGCCGAGCGCCTGATCAACATGGTCATGAGCTTCATCGGCCATATCAAGGGCGGCCTGGCGGTCAGCACCGCCGCCTCCTGCACGCTGTTCGGCGCGGTCTCGGGCTCCACCCAGGCAACGGTGGTGGCCATCGGCTCACCGCTGCGGCCGCGGATGCTCAAGGCCGGCTACAAGGACCCGTTCACGCTCGCGCTGATCATCAACGCCAGTGACATCGCGTTCCTGATCCCGCCGAGCATCGGCATGATCGTCTACGGCGTGATCTCCGAGACCTCCATCGGCGAGCTGTTCATCGCGGGCATCGGCCCGGGGCTGATGATCCTCACGATGTTCTCGGTCTACTGCATCATCTATGCCCACATCAAGGACGTCCCCACCGAGGACAAGGCCAGCTGGGGCGAGCGCCTGGCAGCGGTGCGCCATGCACTCTGGCCGCTCGGCTTTCCGGTGATCATCGTCGGCGGCATCTACGGCGGCGTGTTCAGCCCCACCGAGGCCGCCGCGGTCTGCGTGCTCTACGCACTGATCCTTGAGTTCGTGATCTTCCGCTCGCTCAAGGCCAGCGAGATCTGGGCCATCGCCAAGTCCACGGGCCTGATCACCGCGGTGGTGTTCATCCTGGTGGGCGCGGGCAACGGATTTTCCTGGATCATCTCGTTCGCCCAGATCCCCGAGGCAGTGCTCGGCGCCGTCGGCATCAACGAAGCCGGACCCGTGGGCGTACTGATCGCGATCTGCGTGGCGTTTTTCATCGCCTGTATGTTCGTCGACCCCATCGTGGTCATCCTGGTGCTGACCCCGATCTTCATGCCAGCCATCGAGGCCACCGGGCTCGACCCGGTGCTGGTGGGCATCCTGATCACGCTGCAGGTGGCGATCGGATCGGCGACACCGCCGTTCGGCTGCGATATCTTCACGGCCATCGCGATCTTCAAGCGACCCTATATGGAGGTCATTCGGGGGACACCGCCGTTTGTCCTTATGCTGGTGTTCTCGGCGGCCCTTTTGATCATGTTCCCGCAGATCGCCCTGGGACTGCGCGACCTGATGTTCAACTAG
- a CDS encoding TRAP transporter small permease — MNAEDEAAERAYRSDLPGPLGLLDTFLARLEAVILASGVLLMATNTIANVVGRFALGQSISFSGEINRILIILITFAGIGYAARHGRHIRMSAIYDAFPVGGRKVAMIIIALVTSATMFFLLYFSVWYIIDVRDSGRVLPALGFPIWTVYVWVPLGLGITAIQYLLTAIKNIREKDVYLSTAVIDGYRDTETEV, encoded by the coding sequence ATGAACGCCGAAGACGAAGCAGCGGAACGGGCCTATCGCTCGGACCTGCCGGGCCCACTTGGCCTGCTCGACACCTTTCTCGCACGACTGGAGGCCGTCATCCTGGCCTCGGGCGTGCTGCTCATGGCCACCAACACCATCGCCAACGTGGTGGGGCGCTTCGCGCTGGGTCAGAGCATTTCCTTTTCCGGCGAAATCAACCGGATCCTGATCATCCTGATCACGTTCGCGGGCATCGGCTACGCGGCGCGCCACGGCCGCCACATCCGCATGTCGGCCATCTACGACGCATTCCCCGTCGGCGGGCGCAAGGTCGCGATGATCATCATCGCCCTGGTCACCTCGGCGACGATGTTCTTCCTGCTCTACTTCTCGGTGTGGTACATCATCGACGTCCGCGACAGCGGTCGGGTACTGCCGGCACTCGGCTTCCCCATCTGGACGGTCTACGTCTGGGTGCCGCTGGGGCTGGGGATCACCGCCATCCAGTACCTGCTCACCGCCATCAAGAACATCCGCGAGAAGGACGTCTACCTGTCCACCGCCGTCATCGACGGCTACCGCGACACCGAGACCGAGGTCTAG
- a CDS encoding TRAP transporter substrate-binding protein, with translation MKSSALFTRTAAGALALGLSTAAFADTWRYAHEEYEGDVQDVYAVAFKDYIEANSDHTLEIYRFGELGESDDIMEQAQSGILEFVNQSPGFSGAWLPPAQIFFVPYLLPTDEQTVLEFFNESEAINEMFPELYAEHDLELLKMYPEGEMVVTADEPITSPEDLNNKKIRVMTNPLLSETYDAFGASPTPLPWGEVYGGLQTGVIDGQENPIFWIESGGLYEVSPHLTFTGHGWFVTASMANQDFFEGLSDSDQQMIREAANVAYDHTMEHIQGLADESLEKIREDSDEVTVTRLTDEQIEAFKAQAPQVEQAYLEMTGEDGEALLEQFKADLEEVQSN, from the coding sequence ATGAAGTCATCCGCGCTTTTCACGCGTACCGCCGCCGGTGCGCTCGCCCTCGGCCTGTCCACGGCCGCCTTCGCCGACACCTGGCGCTATGCGCACGAGGAGTATGAAGGCGACGTGCAGGACGTCTACGCCGTGGCCTTCAAGGACTACATCGAGGCCAACTCCGATCACACCCTCGAGATCTACCGCTTTGGCGAGCTGGGCGAGTCCGACGACATCATGGAGCAGGCCCAGTCCGGCATCCTCGAGTTCGTCAACCAGTCGCCGGGCTTCAGTGGCGCCTGGCTGCCACCGGCACAGATCTTCTTCGTGCCCTACCTGCTGCCCACCGACGAGCAGACCGTGCTCGAGTTCTTCAACGAGAGCGAGGCCATCAACGAGATGTTCCCCGAGCTCTATGCCGAGCATGACCTCGAGCTGCTGAAGATGTACCCCGAGGGCGAAATGGTGGTCACCGCCGACGAGCCGATCACCAGCCCGGAGGATCTCAACAACAAGAAGATCCGGGTCATGACCAACCCGCTGCTCTCCGAGACCTACGACGCCTTCGGCGCCAGCCCGACGCCCCTGCCCTGGGGTGAGGTCTATGGTGGCCTGCAGACCGGCGTGATCGACGGTCAGGAGAACCCGATCTTCTGGATCGAGTCGGGCGGCCTCTACGAGGTCTCGCCGCATCTGACGTTCACCGGTCACGGCTGGTTCGTGACGGCGTCGATGGCCAACCAGGACTTCTTCGAAGGCCTGTCGGACAGCGATCAGCAGATGATCCGCGAGGCGGCCAATGTGGCTTATGACCACACCATGGAGCACATCCAGGGTCTGGCCGACGAGTCGCTTGAGAAGATCCGCGAGGACTCCGACGAGGTCACCGTGACACGTCTCACCGACGAGCAGATCGAGGCCTTCAAGGCCCAGGCGCCGCAGGTCGAGCAGGCGTATCTCGAGATGACCGGCGAGGATGGCGAAGCGCTGCTCGAGCAGTTCAAGGCCGATCTCGAAGAAGTCCAGTCCAACTGA
- a CDS encoding TadE/TadG family type IV pilus assembly protein — MRRRAGRSTASGSGRITGSIMLETVIALPVVLVLGLSITQWALIHQARAVVDHATLMATRTGALANAETGPMRNAFARAIVPLHLKDATATGFETAFFTRAMPDARLNLALHILNPTREAFADHGQRDANGKVYLPFRHLDRAPSGIGRRSGISLQDATLLRVRATYGYALEVPYAGAFILQALRTATRWTSAYGARERAMLATGRLPLVTTATVRMQTRAYRGGRFPRRSELPEVPRRAPDNGNNAP; from the coding sequence ATGCGCCGACGCGCAGGCCGGTCCACCGCAAGCGGCAGCGGGCGCATCACCGGCAGCATCATGCTGGAAACGGTGATCGCCCTGCCGGTTGTACTGGTGCTGGGCCTGTCGATCACCCAGTGGGCGCTCATCCATCAGGCCCGGGCCGTGGTCGATCACGCCACCCTGATGGCGACGCGGACCGGGGCCCTCGCCAATGCCGAGACGGGCCCCATGCGCAATGCCTTTGCCCGCGCCATCGTCCCGCTGCATCTCAAAGACGCCACGGCCACCGGGTTCGAGACGGCCTTTTTCACCCGGGCCATGCCCGATGCCCGGCTCAACCTCGCGCTGCACATTCTTAACCCGACCCGCGAGGCGTTTGCCGACCACGGCCAGCGGGACGCCAACGGCAAGGTCTATCTGCCGTTCCGCCACCTCGATCGTGCGCCCAGCGGCATCGGCCGGCGCAGCGGCATCAGCCTCCAGGACGCCACCCTGCTACGGGTCCGGGCCACCTACGGCTACGCCCTTGAAGTGCCCTATGCCGGTGCATTCATTCTCCAGGCCCTGCGCACCGCCACGCGCTGGACTTCGGCGTACGGCGCGCGGGAGCGTGCCATGCTGGCCACCGGGCGGCTGCCACTGGTGACCACGGCCACGGTGCGGATGCAGACCCGGGCCTACCGCGGCGGGCGCTTTCCGCGTCGCAGCGAACTGCCGGAGGTGCCGCGACGGGCGCCGGATAACGGTAATAACGCGCCATGA
- a CDS encoding pilin: MRMRQKGFTLIELMIVVAIIGILAAVAVPAYSDYTVRAKVTEALTAAGAAKTSVADYYYANGELPTSNAEAGLATGTDYATDVIKDLSIHGDAVPGQTQGTIEIEFGDIGDSAAIDTLLNFVPDTSNNALAWNCEIPDTNGLPAQYAPASCRSTSTTQ, translated from the coding sequence ATGCGAATGCGACAGAAGGGCTTCACCCTGATCGAGCTGATGATCGTGGTCGCGATCATCGGCATCCTGGCGGCGGTGGCCGTACCGGCCTACTCGGACTACACGGTGCGGGCGAAGGTCACCGAGGCCCTCACCGCCGCCGGCGCCGCCAAGACGAGTGTGGCGGATTACTACTATGCGAATGGCGAGTTGCCGACCAGTAATGCGGAGGCGGGCCTAGCGACGGGGACCGATTATGCAACAGACGTGATCAAGGATCTTTCTATTCACGGGGATGCGGTGCCGGGACAAACTCAGGGGACTATTGAGATCGAATTTGGCGATATCGGAGACTCTGCTGCGATAGATACCCTGCTGAACTTCGTACCGGACACCTCGAACAACGCCCTCGCCTGGAACTGCGAGATCCCCGACACCAATGGCCTCCCCGCTCAATACGCCCCGGCCAGCTGCCGTTCCACCTCCACCACTCAATAG
- the sucC gene encoding ADP-forming succinate--CoA ligase subunit beta, whose amino-acid sequence MNLHEFQAKHIFSQFGIPIPRGFVARSAAEARSAAQELGGSVQVVKAQVHAGGRGKAGGVKLAKSIDEVGEYTEAMLGTRLVTHQTDEQGMPINAVMVEEGLDIAREIYLGALVDRASKRVVFMGSAAGGMDIEEVAATEPEKIVTVRVNPVAGLQPYQCRQMGFALGLTPAQIKQLTQIMKGLYRCFEDRDLSLIEINPLIVTADDSLLALDAKINVDDNAIEVNRQPEIADMRDLSQEDETEVQAAEHGLNYITLDGNIGCMVNGAGLAMATMDVIKLHGGEPANFLDVGGGTNKERVTEAFKIISASPDVQGILVNIFGGIVRCDMIAEGVIAAVKEVGVNVPVVVRLEGTNVEQGKQLLAESGLDIIPADDLTDGADKVVGAVSA is encoded by the coding sequence ATGAACCTTCACGAATTTCAGGCGAAGCACATCTTCAGCCAGTTCGGTATTCCCATCCCCCGGGGCTTCGTGGCCCGCTCCGCGGCCGAGGCCCGCTCCGCTGCGCAGGAGCTGGGCGGTTCGGTGCAGGTGGTCAAGGCGCAGGTCCACGCCGGCGGCCGCGGCAAGGCCGGTGGCGTCAAGCTGGCCAAGAGCATTGACGAGGTGGGCGAGTACACCGAGGCCATGCTCGGCACCCGGCTGGTCACCCATCAGACCGATGAGCAGGGCATGCCGATCAACGCGGTGATGGTCGAAGAAGGCCTGGACATCGCCCGCGAGATTTATCTCGGCGCCCTGGTCGACCGGGCCAGCAAGCGAGTCGTGTTCATGGGCTCCGCCGCCGGCGGCATGGACATCGAGGAGGTGGCCGCCACCGAGCCGGAGAAGATCGTGACCGTTCGGGTCAATCCCGTCGCCGGTCTGCAGCCCTATCAGTGCCGCCAGATGGGCTTTGCGCTGGGCCTGACGCCCGCCCAGATCAAGCAGCTGACGCAGATCATGAAGGGCCTGTACCGCTGCTTCGAGGACCGCGACCTCAGCCTCATCGAGATCAATCCGCTGATCGTCACCGCGGATGATTCACTGCTGGCGCTGGACGCTAAGATCAACGTCGATGACAACGCCATCGAGGTCAACCGCCAGCCCGAGATCGCCGACATGCGCGATCTGAGCCAGGAGGACGAGACCGAGGTGCAGGCCGCCGAGCACGGCCTCAACTACATCACCCTCGACGGCAACATCGGCTGCATGGTCAACGGCGCGGGGCTCGCCATGGCCACCATGGATGTCATCAAGCTGCACGGCGGCGAGCCGGCCAACTTTCTGGACGTGGGCGGCGGCACCAATAAGGAGCGCGTCACCGAGGCGTTCAAGATCATCTCCGCCAGCCCCGATGTGCAGGGCATTCTGGTGAATATCTTCGGGGGCATCGTGCGCTGCGACATGATCGCCGAGGGCGTGATCGCCGCGGTTAAGGAAGTGGGGGTCAACGTCCCGGTGGTGGTGCGGCTCGAGGGCACCAATGTCGAGCAGGGCAAACAGCTGCTCGCTGAAAGCGGTCTCGATATCATCCCCGCCGATGACCTGACCGACGGCGCAGACAAGGTGGTCGGCGCGGTCAGCGCCTGA
- the sucD gene encoding succinate--CoA ligase subunit alpha gives MSILVDKHTKVIVQGFTGKQGTFHAEQCIAYGTNIVGGTTPGRGGETHLDRPVFNTVRDAVDGTGADASMIYVPAAFAADAILEAAEAGIKVIACITEGIPVLDMLKVKAALDFYDATLIGPNCPGIITPDQCKIGIMPGHIHKAGSIGIVSRSGTLTYEAVKQTTDIGMGQSTCVGIGGDPIQGMSFIDVISRFEADRHTKGIVMVGEIGGTAEEEAAEYIQANVRKPVIAYIAGVTAPPGKRMGHAGAIISGGKGTAADKFGALERAGVATVRSPAEIGQRVSDAFTG, from the coding sequence ATGAGCATTCTGGTGGACAAGCACACCAAGGTCATCGTCCAGGGCTTCACCGGGAAGCAGGGCACCTTTCACGCCGAGCAGTGCATTGCCTACGGCACCAACATCGTCGGTGGCACCACGCCGGGCCGTGGCGGCGAGACGCATCTTGACCGGCCGGTGTTCAACACCGTGCGCGATGCAGTGGACGGCACCGGGGCCGACGCCTCGATGATCTATGTGCCGGCCGCGTTCGCCGCCGACGCGATCCTCGAGGCCGCCGAGGCGGGCATCAAGGTCATCGCCTGCATCACCGAGGGCATTCCCGTGCTGGACATGCTCAAGGTGAAAGCGGCGCTGGACTTCTACGACGCCACGCTGATCGGTCCCAACTGCCCCGGCATCATCACCCCGGATCAGTGCAAGATCGGCATCATGCCGGGCCATATCCACAAGGCGGGGTCCATCGGCATCGTCTCGCGCTCGGGCACGCTGACTTACGAGGCGGTCAAGCAGACCACCGACATCGGCATGGGCCAGAGCACCTGTGTGGGCATCGGCGGCGATCCGATCCAGGGCATGAGCTTCATCGATGTGATCTCGCGCTTCGAGGCCGACCGCCACACCAAGGGCATCGTCATGGTGGGCGAGATCGGCGGCACCGCCGAGGAAGAGGCCGCGGAGTATATCCAGGCCAACGTGCGCAAGCCGGTGATCGCCTATATCGCCGGTGTCACGGCGCCGCCCGGCAAGCGCATGGGTCATGCCGGTGCGATCATCAGTGGTGGCAAGGGCACCGCGGCGGATAAGTTCGGCGCCCTCGAGCGCGCCGGCGTGGCCACGGTTCGCTCGCCGGCGGAGATCGGTCAGCGCGTGAGCGACGCCTTTACCGGATGA
- a CDS encoding NAD+ synthase, producing MNQHLRLVMAQLNLLVGDVAGNTDAVIAAATRARDDLGARLVCFPELTLTGYPPDDLLLRPDFIAAVDHGLGRIAEAARGITVIVGAPQLADGHLYNAACVIRDGAVQACYAKQELPTYGVFDDLRYFTPGTSPCVIDVDGCRVGVTICEDAWHRGPVNQAAGAGADVVVNLNASPFDHYKSAARESVLRDRVAETGLPILYCNMAGGQDEVVYDGGSCAFDGNGDLMVRAPHFDTGLHPVDVECIHGRWTPLEGAIEPSLSPEAVVYEALVWGVRDYVEKNGFPSVVIGLSGGVDSALVTCIAADALGPDRVHCLMMPTRYTADMSQTDAAGLADALGVRYDTLAIESVFDGFCATLAPVFGDRPVDVTEENLQSRIRGTMLMAVSNKLGGLVLAPGNKSEMAVGYSTLYGDMVGGFSPLKDIFKTEVYRLAAYRNADAPVIPERILTRAPSAELAPDQKDSDSLPDYAELDTILAAYVEDDASVEDLVGQGHDRETVAKVVKLLHRNEYKRRQAAPGVKVTTKAFGRDRRYPITSGFGRQPGGPGA from the coding sequence ATGAATCAGCACCTGCGGCTGGTCATGGCCCAGCTCAACCTGCTGGTCGGCGATGTCGCAGGCAACACCGATGCGGTCATCGCAGCCGCCACCCGGGCGCGGGACGACCTGGGTGCGCGGTTGGTGTGCTTTCCGGAGCTGACGCTGACCGGCTATCCGCCGGATGATCTGCTGCTGCGGCCCGACTTCATCGCCGCCGTCGATCACGGCCTGGGCCGCATCGCCGAGGCAGCCCGGGGCATCACTGTGATCGTGGGCGCCCCGCAGCTTGCCGATGGCCATCTCTACAACGCCGCCTGCGTGATCCGCGACGGCGCGGTGCAGGCCTGCTACGCCAAGCAGGAGCTGCCCACCTATGGCGTATTCGACGATCTGCGCTATTTCACACCGGGGACGTCGCCCTGTGTGATCGACGTCGACGGCTGCCGGGTGGGCGTGACCATCTGTGAGGACGCCTGGCACCGCGGGCCGGTCAACCAGGCGGCGGGGGCCGGCGCGGATGTGGTGGTCAACCTGAACGCCTCACCGTTCGATCACTATAAAAGCGCCGCCCGTGAGTCGGTGCTGCGCGACCGCGTCGCCGAGACCGGTTTGCCCATCCTCTACTGCAACATGGCCGGTGGTCAGGACGAGGTCGTCTATGACGGCGGCTCCTGCGCGTTCGACGGCAACGGCGATCTGATGGTGCGCGCGCCACACTTCGACACGGGCCTGCATCCGGTGGATGTCGAGTGCATCCATGGCCGCTGGACACCGCTGGAGGGGGCCATCGAGCCATCGCTCTCGCCCGAGGCGGTGGTCTATGAGGCCCTGGTCTGGGGGGTGCGCGACTATGTCGAGAAAAACGGCTTCCCGAGCGTGGTGATCGGTCTGTCCGGCGGCGTCGACTCGGCGCTGGTGACCTGCATCGCCGCCGACGCGCTGGGCCCGGACCGGGTGCACTGCCTGATGATGCCCACCCGCTACACCGCCGATATGAGTCAGACCGATGCCGCCGGGCTGGCCGACGCGCTGGGCGTTCGCTACGACACGCTGGCCATCGAGTCGGTGTTCGATGGCTTCTGCGCCACGCTGGCGCCGGTGTTTGGTGACCGGCCCGTGGATGTCACCGAGGAGAATCTGCAGTCGCGGATCCGCGGGACGATGCTGATGGCGGTGTCCAACAAGCTGGGCGGTCTGGTGCTGGCGCCGGGCAATAAAAGCGAAATGGCGGTGGGCTACTCCACGCTCTATGGCGACATGGTGGGCGGGTTCTCGCCGCTCAAGGACATCTTCAAGACCGAGGTGTACCGCCTGGCCGCCTATCGCAACGCCGACGCCCCGGTCATCCCCGAGCGGATCCTGACCCGCGCACCGAGCGCCGAGCTTGCCCCCGATCAGAAGGACAGCGACAGCCTGCCGGATTACGCCGAGCTCGACACCATCCTCGCCGCCTATGTCGAGGACGATGCCAGCGTCGAGGATCTGGTGGGTCAGGGGCATGACCGCGAGACGGTGGCCAAGGTGGTCAAGCTGCTGCACCGCAACGAGTACAAGCGCCGTCAGGCGGCGCCGGGGGTCAAGGTGACCACCAAGGCATTCGGCCGCGACCGGCGCTATCCGATCACCTCCGGGTTCGGTCGTCAGCCGGGCGGACCGGGCGCCTGA
- a CDS encoding P-II family nitrogen regulator, whose product MKKIEAIIKPFKLDDVREAIAEVGITGMTVTEVKGFGRQKGHTELYRGAEYVVDFLPKMRVEVVVADDQVERVVEAIVAAANTGKIGDGKVFVTPVEQAVRIRTSDSGEQAL is encoded by the coding sequence ATGAAGAAAATCGAGGCCATCATCAAGCCGTTCAAGCTCGATGACGTGCGCGAGGCCATCGCCGAAGTGGGCATCACCGGCATGACGGTGACCGAGGTGAAGGGGTTTGGCCGGCAGAAGGGCCACACCGAGCTTTATCGCGGGGCGGAGTACGTCGTGGACTTCCTGCCCAAGATGCGCGTCGAGGTGGTGGTGGCCGACGACCAGGTCGAGCGCGTGGTCGAGGCCATCGTGGCGGCGGCCAATACCGGCAAGATCGGTGACGGCAAGGTATTCGTCACGCCGGTGGAGCAGGCCGTGCGGATCCGTACCAGCGATTCCGGCGAACAGGCGCTCTGA
- a CDS encoding outer membrane protein assembly factor BamD: MTRFLAILLLIGLLAGCAGNTQTSNRLDNTEAAALYEAASEAAGRNDWQTAISELESLQAQYPFGLYATQAQLDIIHAYYQAGEVASTVAAAERFRRINPRHRAVPYSWYMQGLALEEKNRGPVKDWVGINDVLRDPVPRRQAFAAYTTLIEDYPDSEYTDMARGRLDVLYAEGAEFQLSVARFYADRDAWVAAARRAITVIEAFEGTAAVKPATDLLGTAYQRLGLDALADGVRTAQRETDRDAGDRIPDTPTLYEEETMEVPPAPTSEGPSGGSGGMGGPMGGGL; this comes from the coding sequence ATGACGCGCTTTCTCGCAATTCTACTGCTTATCGGCCTGCTCGCGGGCTGCGCCGGCAACACGCAGACCTCCAACCGGCTCGACAACACCGAGGCGGCGGCCCTCTACGAAGCCGCCAGCGAGGCGGCCGGGCGCAACGACTGGCAGACCGCCATCAGCGAGCTCGAGTCGCTGCAGGCGCAGTACCCGTTCGGGCTCTACGCCACCCAGGCCCAGCTCGACATCATCCACGCCTACTACCAGGCCGGCGAAGTAGCCTCCACCGTGGCCGCCGCCGAACGCTTCCGGCGCATCAACCCGCGCCACCGCGCCGTGCCCTACAGCTGGTATATGCAGGGCCTCGCGCTTGAGGAGAAAAACCGCGGGCCGGTCAAGGACTGGGTGGGCATCAACGACGTCCTGCGCGACCCGGTCCCGAGGCGCCAGGCCTTCGCCGCCTACACCACACTGATCGAGGACTATCCCGACAGCGAGTACACCGACATGGCGCGCGGAAGACTGGATGTGCTGTACGCCGAAGGCGCGGAGTTCCAGTTGAGCGTGGCGCGCTTTTATGCCGATCGCGATGCCTGGGTGGCCGCCGCCCGGCGGGCCATCACCGTGATCGAGGCCTTTGAGGGCACCGCCGCGGTCAAGCCAGCCACCGACCTGCTTGGCACCGCCTACCAGCGCCTCGGTCTGGATGCCCTGGCTGATGGCGTGCGCACGGCCCAGCGCGAGACCGACCGCGATGCTGGGGACCGCATCCCCGACACGCCGACACTCTACGAGGAAGAGACGATGGAAGTGCCACCCGCCCCCACGTCCGAAGGCCCCTCAGGCGGCTCAGGCGGAATGGGTGGCCCGATGGGCGGCGGCCTCTAG
- a CDS encoding RluA family pseudouridine synthase — MNDSSVTRIERDATIPEAAAGRRLDAVLAELLPEFSRSRLQRWLRDGDLTVDGGSPRGRVAVKGGERIRLAATASEEGVVAAEPIPLSIVHEDAAILVINKPAGLVVHPGAGNADGTLQNALLHHDAHLGGLPRGGIVHRLDRDTTGLMVVAKTLEAHTHLVEQLQARTVGREYLAVVGGTFTAGGSVDAAIGRHPRDRLRMAVRQGVDNNGDPIGAGVKPAVTHYRIEARFPAHTLLRCRLETGRTHQIRVHMAHIQHPIVGDALYGGRLALPSGAESAIPAEGNSGVALAPSEHSSSTRDVHTLADVLRRFRRQALHAETLTLVHPTSGETLSWSVPPPDDFAALLAALRAHQAQMASAAEDDGRWRP, encoded by the coding sequence ATGAATGACTCGTCAGTGACCCGGATCGAGCGCGACGCGACGATCCCCGAGGCCGCCGCGGGGCGGCGGCTGGATGCCGTGCTCGCGGAGCTGCTCCCGGAGTTCTCGCGCTCGCGGCTGCAGCGTTGGCTGCGCGATGGGGATCTGACCGTCGATGGTGGATCGCCGCGGGGGCGCGTGGCGGTCAAGGGCGGTGAGCGCATCCGGCTGGCCGCCACCGCCTCGGAGGAGGGGGTGGTCGCGGCGGAGCCCATTCCGCTGTCCATCGTTCATGAGGACGCGGCTATCCTGGTGATCAATAAACCGGCCGGTCTGGTGGTGCACCCCGGCGCGGGCAATGCGGACGGCACGCTGCAGAATGCGCTGCTGCATCATGATGCGCACCTTGGCGGGCTGCCGCGCGGGGGGATCGTGCATCGGCTCGATCGCGACACCACGGGGTTGATGGTAGTGGCGAAGACCCTCGAGGCGCATACCCATCTGGTTGAGCAGCTCCAGGCCCGCACTGTGGGCCGCGAGTATCTGGCGGTGGTGGGCGGCACCTTTACCGCGGGCGGCAGCGTGGATGCGGCCATTGGCCGGCACCCGCGGGACCGGTTGCGGATGGCGGTGCGCCAGGGCGTGGACAATAACGGCGATCCCATCGGAGCGGGGGTCAAGCCGGCGGTCACCCATTACCGTATCGAGGCGCGTTTCCCGGCCCATACGCTGCTGCGCTGCCGGCTGGAGACGGGGCGGACGCATCAGATCCGTGTGCACATGGCGCATATCCAGCATCCGATTGTCGGTGACGCGCTGTATGGCGGGCGGCTGGCGCTGCCGTCAGGGGCCGAGTCGGCAATCCCGGCCGAGGGGAATAGTGGGGTTGCTTTGGCGCCGAGTGAACACTCGTCATCCACACGCGACGTCCACACGCTGGCCGATGTGCTGCGCCGCTTCCGCCGGCAGGCCCTGCATGCCGAGACCCTCACGCTGGTGCACCCGACAAGCGGCGAGACCCTTTCCTGGTCGGTGCCGCCGCCGGACGATTTTGCCGCGCTGCTGGCCGCCCTGCGTGCGCATCAGGCTCAGATGGCGTCGGCCGCCGAGGATGACGGACGGTGGCGGCCATGA